The following are encoded together in the Phaseolus vulgaris cultivar G19833 chromosome 9, P. vulgaris v2.0, whole genome shotgun sequence genome:
- the LOC137822700 gene encoding serine/threonine-protein kinase ATM-like produces the protein MATELQSTEEKNVPVVTATVSIDHSCQYREGTFPYFKGLADSVMIMNGINAPKVVECFGSDGCRYRQLAKSGNDDLRQDAVMEQFFGLVNTFLRNHQDTWKRRLGVRTYKVVPFTPSAGVLEWVNGTLPLGEYLIGSMRNGGAHGRYGMGDWSFLKCREHMANERDKRKAFQEVCNNFRPVMHYFFLERFLQPAEWFEKRLAYSRSVAASSMVGYIVGLGDRHSMNILIDQATAEVIHIDLGVAFEQGWMLKTPERVPFRLTRDIIDGMGVTGVEGVFRRCCEETLSVMRTNKEALLTIVEVFIHDPLYKWALSPLKALQRQKDLDDDFDTSLEEPQNDYQGNKDATRALLRVKQKLDGYEDGEMRSIHGQVQQLIQDAIDSERLCQMFPGWGAWL, from the exons ATGGCTACAGAATTGCAATCAACAGAGGAAAAAAAT GTACCTGTAGTGACAGCTACAGTATCAATTGATCATAGTTGTCAGTATCGTGAAGGAACTTTTCCTTACTTCAAAGGACTAGCAGATTCAGTTAT GATAATGAATGGTATAAATGCTCCAAAAGTTGTTGAATGCTTTGGTTCTGATGGCTGCAGATATCGACAACTGGCAAAATCTGGAAATGATGACCTAAGACAGGATGCT GTAATGGAACAATTCTTTGGTTTAGTCAACACATTCCTCAGGAACCATCAAGATACATGGAAAAGAAGACTAGGAGTTCGGACCTACAAG GTTGTTCCTTTTACTCCAAGTGCTGGTGTTCTTGAGTGGGTTAATGGAACTCTTCCTCTCGGTGAATACCTTATAGGGAG CATGAGAAATGGAGGTGCTCATGGTCGCTATGGAATGGGAGATTGGTCATTCCTTAAATGCCGAGAGCACATGGCAAAT GAGAGGGACAAGCGCAAAGCATTCCAGGAAGTTTGCAATAATTTCAG GCCTGTTATGCATTACTTTTTCTTGGAGAGATTTCTACAGCCAGCTGAGTGGTTTGAAAAGAGACTTGCGTATTCTCGAAGTGTTGCTGCTAGTTCTATG GTTGGCTATATCGTGGGCCTTGGAGATCGACATTcgatgaatattttaattgatcAGGCGACTGCTGAGGTTATTCACATAGATCTTGGTGTTGCTTTTGAACAAGGCTGGATGCTTAAGACCCCAGAACGG GTTCCCTTTAGGCTTACAAGAGACATAATTGATGGAATGGGTGTAACTGGAGTAGAGGGGGTTTTCCGGAGATGTTGTGAGGAAACACTGTCTGTCATGCGGACAAACAAAGAAGCATTGCTGACGATTGTGGAA GTTTTCATACACGATCCTCTTTATAAGTGGGCTTTATCTCCTCTGAAAGCCTTGCAGCGTCAAAAG GATTTGGATGATGATTTTGATACAAGTTTGGAGGAACCACAAAATGATTACCAAGGAAATAAGGATGCTACACGAGCCCTTCTACGTGTCAAGCAAAAGCTAGATGGGTATGAAGATGGTGAAATGCGTAGCATCCACGGGCAG GTGCAACAACTCATCCAAGATGCAATTGATTCTGAGCGATTGTGTCAAATGTTTCCTGGTTGGGGAGCTTGGTTGTAA